From the genome of Candidatus Nealsonbacteria bacterium:
GATAGCTTGTGGCTGATTGGCGAGCGTGACAAATCCGGCGCGCACAACAACGCTTACCACGGAAATTTTATTCCGCAAATCCCGAATCAAATGATGCGACGCTTCACCAAAAAAGGCGATGTTGTTTTGGACGCTTTTTTGGGCCATGGCACAACGCTTATTGAATCAAAAAGGTTGGGGCGACATGGCATAGGAGTAGAACTCGTGCCGGAAGTCGCGCGTTCAGCAATACAAAATATAAATCGCGAGCTTCCGAATGGAGAAAAAGTTTTTACAGAAGTTATCGTCGCCGATAGTACCACAAAAGACGCACGCGAAAAAGTTTTAGACACGCTTAATAAAATC
Proteins encoded in this window:
- a CDS encoding site-specific DNA-methyltransferase, with amino-acid sequence MSKINDLNLDDWKEYKDILTDSLWLIGERDKSGAHNNAYHGNFIPQIPNQMMRRFTKKGDVVLDAFLGHGTTLIESKRLGRHGIGVELVPEVARSAIQNINRELPNGEKVFTEVIVADSTTKDAREKVLDTLNKI